A genomic segment from Phragmites australis chromosome 6, lpPhrAust1.1, whole genome shotgun sequence encodes:
- the LOC133921459 gene encoding ADP-ribosylation factor-like translates to MGQAFRKLFDAFFGTSEMRVVMLGLDAAGKTTILYKLHIGEVLSTVPTIGFNVEKVQYKNVMFTVWDVGGQEKLRPLWRHYFNNTDGLIYVVDSLDRERIGKAKAEFQSIINDPLMLNSVILVFANKQDMKGAMAPMEVCEGLGLYDLKNRIWHIQGSCALKGDGLYEGLDWLASTLKELQASGRLPSGGTSLF, encoded by the exons ATGGGCCAGGCGTTCCGCAAGCTGTTCGATGCCTTCTTCGGCACCAGCGAGATGAGG GTTGTCATGCTTGGGCTGGATGCCGCGGGCAAAACCACCATCCTGTACAAGCTGCACATCGGGGAGGTTTTGTCGACTGTTCCTACGATCG GTTTCAACGTCGAGAAGGTTCAGTACAAGAATGTGATGTTTACTGTGTGGGATGTTGGTGGCCAAGAGAAGTTGAGGCCCTTGTGGAGGCATTACTTCAATAATACGGACGGCTTG ATCTATGTGGTTGATTCATTGGACCGAGAGAGAATTGGAAAAGCCAAAGCAGAGTTTCAG TCAATAATTAATGATCCTTTGATGCTGAATAGTGTCATATTGGTGTttgcaaacaaacaagatatg AAAGGGGCAATGGCACCAATGGAGGTCTGCGAGGGCCTTGGCCTCTATGATTTGAAGAATCGCATCTGGCACATCCAAGGCTCCTGTGCCCTCAAAGGTGATGGTCTTTATGAGGGCTTGGACTGGCTGGCAAGCACGCTGAAGGAATTGCAAGCTTCTGGTCGCCTACCCTCAGGGGGGACCTCGTTGTTCTAA
- the LOC133922910 gene encoding uncharacterized protein LOC133922910 has protein sequence MRDILSADNPSLADVPFGGKLIVLGGDFRQVLPVITGGTRSDIVSAALVMSPIWQHVMVLKLCTNMRLTNPYLDDSQRDTLTVFAQWVLDVGNGDVSMAKKNCEAHPSWLQIPSDLLLTPSDNNIQTIIDSTYSSFCTMYSDASYLTARAIICPTNSIVDEINDTIFDQVPGETRDYLSYDTISKTGDPIAHADVLYPP, from the coding sequence ATGCGTGACATCCTATCAGCTGATAACCCTTCACTTGCTGATGTTCCTTTCGGTGGAAAATTGATTGTCCTAGGTGGTGATTTTAGGCAGGTCCTTCCCGTTATTACAGGAGGTACCAGATCTGATATTGTTAGTGCAGCACTTGTTATGTCACCAATTTGGCAGCATGTCATGGTCCTCAAGCTATGCACAAATATGAGACTCACAAATCCTTATTTAGATGATTCCCAAAGAGATACGCTCACTGTTTTTGCTCAGTGGGTCCTTGATGTTGGTAACGGTGATGTTtccatggcaaaaaaaaattgtgaagcaCACCCCAGCTGGCTGCAGATACCTTCTGATTTGTTGCTAACACCTTCGGATAATAATATACAGACAATTATAGACTCCACTTATTCTTCCTTTTGCACCATGTATTCAGATGCATCTTACCTTACTGCTCGTGCAATTATATGCCCCACAAATAGTATAGTTGATGAAATCAATGATACTATCTTTGATCAAGTCCCAGGTGAAACCAGAGACTACCTCAGCTATGACACCATTTCTAAAACAGGGGATCCCATCGCACATGCTGATGTCCTTTACCCACCATAA
- the LOC133922908 gene encoding uncharacterized protein LOC133922908, producing the protein MARDRIFSPESPDVHIRLLGTSNEHGNRDSIPTVSELAALIVADLTIEACDFDVVVHTHPGALQQVNLLNPALMSLQYPLLFPFGERSFHLGIKYCHLDGATPGGRENVTMKEFYCYQVHYRQGEPNPYTCCGRLSDQAIVNCYSCIEASRLQFFYFNQDLLRSETYQGITDALGQGCSNGKNIGLKWMLPSSHVGSPRYLAMNYQDAMAVCRQYGSPDIFTTFTCNPKWPEIAQALKYEPSQQHTDRSDVISRVFHMKLDEYISDIRDGTAFGPIRACNVLSSLCTCSLSFAFSLLIPEFFTLLSSCTDMYTIEFQKRGLPHVHILVWLTGHSSDPSPAFIDTLISAELPDPRSDPLGYGLVQEFMVHGPCGPMNLHCSCMKEGVCSKRFPKSFNAETSIDEAGFPQYRRRENGLTVNKGRFDLDNRWVVPYNMAILKKYQAHINVEWYNKTNLVKYLFKYVTKGHDKATFAFVDTPADPTTDSEGRDEISEHIRCRYLSSCEAMWRLLGFEIHGRMPAVERLAVHMPGMNNIIFHEEADLADVIEDPSRHKTTLTEWFIVNQMYPHARPFTYCDFPTYYRWDPDQKAWFTRKRSPKIGRIYNVHPSTGELFYLRMLLMVVTGATNFANLRTYNGIVYDTFREACQARGLVGDDSEWYMLFDEAIIWASPHQLRHLFLIVLVFCDVLNARMLFEKYWKHLADDITYQIRLCVRNPRYCVPDCHLQAQLLSDLTILFSKAGANLSSYNIPSAPIPESFAYGNRLISEELAYDKPLLEAQSIALASTLNQEQRLVYDKVIAYVISKEPAVFFISGYGGTGKTYLWNAIIVKLRAEGEIVLAVASSGVASLLLPSGRTAHSRF; encoded by the coding sequence ATGGCACGTGATCGTATCTTTTCTCCGGAGTCTCCAGATGTACATATCCGTCTCCTTGGCACTTCTAATGAGCATGGTAATCGTGATTCCATACCAACTGTTTCGGAACTAGCTGCTCTCATTGTTGCTGATCTAACTATAGAAGCATGTGACTTTGATGTTGTTGTGCACACACACCCGGGCGCCTTGCAGCAAGTTAACCTTTTGAATCCAGCACTCATGTCCTTGCAATATCCGCTTTTGTTCCCGTTTGGTGAAAGGAGCTTCCATCTAGGTATCAAGTATTGTCATCTTGACGGAGCAACTCCTGGTGGCCGTGAAAATGTTACAATGAAGGAATTCTACTGTTATCAGGTCCATTACCGTCAAGGAGAACCTAATCCATACACATGTTGTGGGCGCCTCTCTGACCAAGCAATTGTCAATTGTTATTCATGTATCGAAGCTAGCAGGTTGCAATTCTTTTACTTCAATCAGGACCTTTTGCGATCTGAAACATATCAAGGAATTACCGATGCTTTAGGCCAGGGCTGTTCAAATGGGAAGAATATAGGCCTCAAGTGGATGCTTCCGTCCAGCCATGTGGGCAGTCCACGATACCTAGCTATGAACTATCAAGATGCAATGGCTGTTTGTCGACAGTATGGATCTCCTGATATTTTTACCACTTTCACATGCAATCCCAAATGGCCGGAGATTGCTCAGGCTCTCAAATATGAACCAAGTCAGCAACACACAGATCGTTCAgatgtgatttcacgtgtattCCATATGAAACTAGATGAGTATATTTCTGATATACGAGATGGTACAGCCTTTGGACCTATTCGAGCATGTAATGTTCTATCCTCTCTTTGTACATGCTCCTTATCATTTGCATTCTCCCTACTTATTCCAGAATTCTTCACCTTGCTTTCTTCATGTACAGATATGTACACTATTGAATTCCAGAAAAGAGGGTTGCCGCATGTTCACATACTTGTGTGGCTAACTGGCCATTCTTCAGATCCATCCCCGGCTTTCATTGATACTCTAATATCTGCTGAGCTTCCAGATCCCCGCTCTGATCCCCTTGGCTATGGGCTGGTCCAGGAATTCATGGTGCATGGCCCATGTGGTCCTATGAACCTTCATTGCTCATGTATGAAAGAGGGTGTCTGTTCTAAGAGGTTCCCCAAATCTTTCAATGCTGAAACTTCTATTGATGAAGCGGGTTTTCCTCAATACCGCCGCAGAGAAAATGGATTAACTGTTAATAAAGGACGGTTTGATCTTGATAACAGATGGGTTGTGCCGTACAATATGGCCATCTTGAAGAAATACCAGGCCCATATCAATGTTGAATGGTACAACAAAACTAATTTGGTCAAGTACCTCTTCAAATATGTGACCAAAGGACATGACAAAGCTACGTTTGCTTTTGTTGATACTCCTGCAGATCCTACAACTGACTCTGAAGGAAGAGATGAAATTTCTGAACATATCAGATGCAGATACTTATCCTCCTGTGAAGCCATGTGGCGATTACTAGGTTTTGAAATACATGGTCGTATGCCTGCAGTTGAGCGCCTtgctgttcatatgcctggtaTGAACAATATTATATTCCATGAGGAGGCTGATCTTGCAGATGTTATTGAAGATCCTAGCAGACATAAAACCACATTAACTGAATGGTTTATAGTCAACCAAATGTATCCACATGCAAGACCTTTCACATACTGTGACTTCCCTACCTATTATAGATGGGATCCTGATCAAAAGGCTTGGTTTACAAGAAAAAGATCCCCAAAGATAGGTCGCATCTATAATGTGCACCCAAGTACAGGTGAACTGTTTTATCTGAGAATGCTTCTCATGGTTGTCACCGGTGCCACCAACTTTGCCAACCTTAGAACATACAATGGAATTGTATATGATACCTTCAGAGAGGCATGCCAGGCTAGAGGATTAGTCGGTGATGACAGCGAATGGTATATGCTGTTTGATGAAGCTATTATATGGGCATCTCCTCACCAACTAAGACACCTGTTTCTCATTGTATTGGTTTTCTGTGATGTTCTTAATGCTAGGATGTTGTTTGAAAAATACTGGAAACATCTTGCTGATGATATCACTTATCAAATCCGTCTGTGCGTACGCAATCCTAGATATTGTGTTCCAGACTGCCACCTGCAGGCACAACTCCTCTCTGACTTAACTATTTTATTTTCCAAAGCTGGTGCAAATCTATCTTCATACAACATCCCTTCTGCACCAATTCCTGAATCCTTTGCATATGGCAATAGGCTTATTTCTGAGGAGTTAGCATATGACAAGCCACTTCTAGAAGCACAATCCATTGCCCTTGCATCTACACTAAATCAAGAACAACGGCTTGTGTACGATAAAGTTATTGCTTATGTTATTTCAAAAGAACCTGCCGTCTTCTTTATTTCTGGCTATGGTGGCACAGGAAAGACTTATCTCTGGAATGCCATTATAGTAAAACTTAGAGCTGAAGGTGAGATAGTACTAGCTGTTGCTTCTTCTGGGGTTGCCTCTCTTTTATTACCTAGTGGTAGAACTGCACATTCAAGGTTCTGA